One part of the Coffea eugenioides isolate CCC68of chromosome 10, Ceug_1.0, whole genome shotgun sequence genome encodes these proteins:
- the LOC113749583 gene encoding uncharacterized protein LOC113749583, with translation MALTNFILTVAGVSAVILLLRSDVKQSATIFRRNVRQIRHWLEEESASAAKEMEKAKPKEIPGKDTPKEEKGP, from the exons ATGGCCTTAACCAACTTCATACTCACGGTGGCGGGTGTCAGTGCTGTGATTCTGCTGCTTAGGAGTGATGTCAAGCAATCTGCCACCATCTTCAGACGCAACGTCCGACAGATACGCCATTGGCTTGAGGAAGAGTCTGCTTCTGCTGCAAA GGAGATGGAGAAGGCAAAGCCGAAGGAGATACCTGGAAAGGATACACCCAAGGAGGAAAAGGGTCCTTGA
- the LOC113749128 gene encoding double-stranded RNA-binding protein 1-like, translated as MPTTDAFQGVSNCYVFKSRLQEFAQKVGLPTPVYDTIKEGPSHEPTFRSTVIVNNVRYDSLPGFYNRKAAEQSAAEVALLQLSSSEARVDCISQPVHETGLCKNLLQEYAQKMNYAIPMYECSKDETPGRAPLFSCTVDIGGIKYIGAAARTKKEAEIKAARTALLAIQANASGSDFNGSSIHTVVPHKKKMADLGINSQETPAALKPKKRRFKKKSKKKKHATGEGNPVPNQSIASSVVHTDDQLGQGRADSTVSKVADFGVSTDEACYSEVVGTASVPHANGDSKPEFNLLNDGDGLNGLVKEANETSEIVQLNSTSK; from the exons GTTTATGACACTATAAAGGAAGGTCCTTCTCATGAACCTACATTTAGGTCAACAGTAATTGTAAATAACGTTAGATATGATTCTCTCCCCGGATTTTATAATCGGAAGGCTGCAGAGCAATCAGCAGCAGAAGTTGCTCTTTTGCAGCTCTCAAGTTCAGAAGCCAGGGTagattgcatttctcaaccaGTG CATGAAACAGGTTTGTGCAAAAATTTATTGCAAGAATATGCTCAAAAGATGAATTATGCAATTCCAATGTACGAGTGTAGCAAGGATGAGACTCCTGGCAGAGCGCCCTTGTTTTCATGTACTGTTGATATTGGAGGAATCAAATACATTGGAGCAGCagcaagaacaaagaaagaagcAGAAATCAAAGCTGCCCGAACTGCTTTGCTAGCCATCCAGGCTAATGCGTCTGGTTCTGATTTTAATGGCAGCTCGATACATACTGTTGTTCCACATAAGAAGAAAATGGCAGATTTGGGAATCAATTCCCAGGAGACTCCAGCTGCACTAAAACCGAAGAAAAGGCGTTTCAAAAAGAAatccaagaagaagaagcatgCTACAGGTGAAGGTAACCCTGTCCCAAACCAGAGCATAGCCAGCTCGGTGGTTCATACGGATGATCAGCTGGGACAGGGTAGAGCTGATTCTACTGTCAGCAAAGTGGCTGACTTTGGAGTTTCAACAGATGAAGCATGTTACAGTGAAGTTGTGGGAACTGCTTCAGTCCCTCACGCAAATGGGGATTCTAAACCAGAATTTAATCTTCTCAACGATGGAGATGGTTTGAATGGCTTGGTTAAGGAAGCAAATGAAACTTCTGAAATTGTGCAGTTGAATTCAACCAGTAAATAG
- the LOC113750043 gene encoding tRNA-specific adenosine deaminase TAD2-like — MSALAVTERLQMEMVPDTEAFMKFAFHQAKLALDSLEVPVGCVIVDEGNNNVIASGRNRTTESRNATRHAEMEAIDVLLDQWRETGLSKAQVAEKFSNCTLYVTCEPCIMCAAALSMLGIKQVYYGCANDKFGGCGSILSLHSGDHSRKGFKCQGGILAPEAVSLLQAFYEQGNPNAPRPHRPPSQLV; from the coding sequence ATGTCGGCACTTGCAGTCACAGAAAGACTGCAGATGGAGATGGTGCCAGATACCGAAGCATTTATGAAGTTTGCATTCCACCAAGCAAAGCTTGCTTTAGATAGCCTTGAAGTTCCTGTTGGCTGTGTCATTGTGGATGAAGGGAATAATAATGTTATTGCCTCTGGAAGAAATCGAACCACTGAGAGCCGAAATGCTACGAGGCATGCAGAGATGGAAGCCATTGATGTGCTTCTGGACCAGTGGCGAGAAACTGGACTTTCAAAGGCTCAAGTTGCTGAGAAGTTTTCAAACTGCACTCTTTATGTCACATGCGAGCCGTGCATTATGTGTGCTGCAGCCTTATCAATGCTTGGTATAAAACAGGTGTATTATGGCTGTGCAAATGATAAATTTGGAGGCTGTGGATCCATATTGTCACTGCATTCTGGAGATCATTCGAGGAAGGGTTTCAAGTGCCAAGGAGGAATATTGGCACCAGAGGCAGTCTCTCTTCTACAGGCTTTCTATGAGCAGGGAAATCCCAATGCTCCTAGGCCTCATAGACCACCCAGTCAGTTGGTTTAG
- the LOC113749952 gene encoding geranylgeranyl transferase type-2 subunit alpha 1 has translation MHGRPRKAPTEEEQEASVVKGAKLRSIQAKFFQFHHTNTYTKEALEVNAKLLEMNPEFITGWNYRKLAVQYHLEAAQSDEDSIKSILDEELKVVESALMTNFKSYGAWHHRKWVLNMGHSSTDREMFLLKKFQKLDARNFHAWNYRRFVTALKNIPDEEELQYTTDMIYENFSNYSAWHNRSVLLSRLLKEEVEGYYPKEKVLTEEFEFVRNALFTDPDDQSGWFYHLWLLDQTVKLEHLPVSSWPPNGSNVNVSDYCALSPSLSSISRTLPLILCFSEAVGGINSSTVSVVCESNMDSNLIWTPISVDKSGLARTWLTYLTFSSEPMHPSRNYLVKVSIANSEGIVSSAGFCCSNPSHMAFTICLPSSNTEFDEGPDIERIDWSEENFSSNQLHSENLGLINSFNELTISGGNKKTYETNAKIIADEIAYCRELLSEMDCKIGKLTLARLLLAYDALSSASRGVQDQNMFQYKEILELYHDLMKLDPPHFQYYKDQYSLVFLKQELANEESLLKYCYQYRDSTSLSNNSLCLCLRGLSLSQIGCIERLLWVQMLDLSNNGIRSIEGLESLQLLCCLNLSNNKICSFSALEPLRLLKSLKVLDISHNEIGAHPIDTRRYLCASPLSHASDWKREEFVVSGPEMTIYWDAFSIFSGLNLRQLSVTGNPIADKKFKLFLCKLLPAMKWLDDEKLR, from the exons atgcacGGAAGGCCGCGAAAAGCCCCAACTGAAGAAGAGCAAGAAGCTTCGGTGGTTAAAGGCGCAAAACTCCGTTCTATCCAGGCTAAGTTCTTCCAATTTCATCACACTAATAC GTATACGAAAGAAGCCCTAGAGGTCAATGCGAAACTACTGGAAATGAATCCGGAATTTATTACTGGTTGGAATTACCGAAAGCTTGCTGTTCAATATCATCTCGAGGCTGCCCAATCCGACGAGGACTCGATTAAGTCCATTTTAGACGAAGAATTGAAAGTT GTGGAGAGCGCATTGATGACAAACTTCAAGTCATATGGAGCTTGGCATCATAGGAAATGGGTGCTAAACATGGGGCATTCTTCTACAGACCGTGAAATGTTTCTCCTGAAAAAGTTTCAGAAGTTAGACGCACGAAATTTCCATGCGTGGAATTACCGAAG ATTTGTGACAGCGTTGAAGAATATACCTGATGAGGAGGAGCTGCAATATACAACAGATATGATATATGAAAACTTCAGCAACTATTCTGCTTGGCATAACCGTAG TGTGCTTCTTTCTCGTTTGCTAAAGGAGGAGGTAGAAGGATACTACCCAAAAGAGAAGGTTTTGACAGAGGAGTTTGAGTTTGTTCGCAATGCGCTTTTCACAGATCCGGATGATCAAAGTGGCTGGTTTTATCATCTTTGGCTTTTGGATCAGACAGTTAAACTCGAGCATTTACCGGTTTCTTCTTGGCCACCTAATGGTTCCAATGTTAATGTATCAGACTATTGTGCTTTGTCACCTAGTTTATCATCAATATCTAGAACACTTCCACTTATTCTTTGTTTTAGTGAAGCAGTTGGAGGTATTAATTCTTCTACAGTAAGTGTAGTATGTGAAAGCAATATGGATAGCAATCTCATTTGGACACCGATTTCAGTAGATAAATCAGGGTTAGCCAGAACATGGTTGACATACCTAACTTTTTCCTCTGAGCCAATGCATCCTTCCAGGAATTATCTAGTGAAGGTTAGCATCGCCAATTCTGAGGGCATAGTTTCTTCAGCTGGTTTTTGCTGTAGCAATCCTTCTCATATGGCATTCACAATTTGTCTACCATCAAGTAACACAGAATTTGATGAAGGGCCTGATATAGAGAGGATAGATTGGTCCGAGGAAAACTTCTCTTCCAATCAATTGCATTCTGAGAATTTAGGCTTGATTAACTCATTTAATGAGCTGACAATCAGTGGGGGTAACAAGAAAACATATGAAACGAATGCCAAGATCATAGCTGATGAGATTGCTTATTGTCGTGAATTGCTGTCAGAAATGGACTG TAAAATTGGAAAGCTTACACTTGCAAGACTGTTATTGGCATATGATGCATTGTCATCAGCATCTCGTGGTGTACAGGATCAAAACATGTTCCAGTACAAAGAAATTCTTGAACTTTACCACGATTTGATGAAGCTGGACCCGCCACATTTTCAATACTACAAGGATCAATACAGTTTGGTGTTTTTAAAGCAG GAGCTTGCGAATGAGGAGTCATTGCTGAAATACTGTTATCAATATAGAGATTCAACTTCTTTGAGTAATAATTCTTTATGTCTATGCCTGCGCGGTCTTTCACTGTCGCAAATAGGGTGTATAGAGCGACTGCTGTGGGTACAAATGCTTGATCTTAGCAATAATGGAATTCGTTCAATTGAAG GTTTGGAGTCCTTGCAGCTTCTTTGCTGCTTAAATCTTAGTAACAATAAAATTTGCAGTTTTTCTGCTCTAGAGCCTTTGAGACTGCTGAAGTCATTAAAAGTGTTAGATATCTCACACAATGAAATTGGAGCACATCCTATTGACACAAGAAGATATTTGTGTGCGTCTCCACTGTCCCATGCAAGTGATTGGAAGAGAGAGGAATTTGTGGTTAGTGGTCCCGAGATGACAATTTATTGGGATGCTTTTTCGATTTTTAGTGGCTTGAACTTGAGACAGTTAAGTGTTACCGGAAATCCAATTGCTGACAAAAAGTTTAAGTTGTTTTTATGTAAGCTATTGCCAGCAATGAAGTGGCTTGATGATGAAAAATTGAGATGA